Within Plasmodium reichenowi strain SY57 chromosome 3, whole genome shotgun sequence, the genomic segment atatatacatatattttaatatatatattatttattatacctttttattattatttaaaaatgaatcctttagaaaataaaaagaaaatatgtcatataattaatattaataaaagcTAGAATTTGACTTATacacattatataatatatatatatatatatatatatatatatatattatttctataacaaatttttaatttaaaaaatttgttacttttgtaatattatatgataaacccaacatacattatttatatataccatcaatttgtttgttttttttttttttttttctttttatcatgaaacaatatatatgtatatttatatatatttatttatttcctaaaattatttgaaattttaattattcCTCAAAGAAATATAAACCCTCATATATCTAATGATGATTCAATATAAATTTactacaaaaaaaaaaaatatatatatatatattataacatatatgACGAGTATgctttttataatatccaccttttattatttaattctaATATCGTAAtcacattattattaaatatttatttaaaaaccATCTTGTccatacatataatatatatatgtaagactattataaagaaaaataaaaagtaaaaagttacatacatataaattaaatatatacatatactACATTGTTCTATGTTTGGACAATTTTATgatatgttttatttttttataattctattaaatattaaaaaatatcaaaaGGTTTCtcattaaatattaaatagCTAATAAGGGAAGGGAAataatatcaaaaaaaaaaaaaaaaaaaaaaaaaaaaaaaaaaaNNNNNNNNNNNNNNNNNNNNNNNNNNNNNNNNNNNNNNNNNNNNNNNNNNNNNNNNNNNNNNNNNNNNNNNNNNNNNNNNNNNNNNNNNNNNNNNNNNNNNNNNNNNNNNNNNNNNNNNNNNNNNNNNNNNNNNNNNNNNNNNNNNNNNNNNNNNNNNNNNNNNNNNNNNNNNNNNNNNNNNNNNNNNNNNNNNNNNNNNNNNNNNNNNNNNNNNNNNNNNNNNNNNNNNNNNNNNNNNNNNNNNNNNNNNNNNNNNNNatataatttttttttttttggaaaattttataaaattttttttttttttataattttataaaaaataaaaaaaaaaaaaaaggtttttcataaaaaataaaaaaaaaaaaaagggaagggaaaaaaataaaaaaaaaaaaaaaaaaaaaaaaaaaaaaaaaaaaatttacatatatataatatatatatatatatattttttggctagctcattatttttttttttttttttatgattttatttcctcccttataaatattaatattatgataaataaaaattaattacAAACGTAATAtcacaaaaatataaaaaataaaaaaaatttatagatggataataaaaaaatatttaaaataaatataagatattcttataaatatataataaataataattataagtcaattttatatatattttaatatatatgtatacacatttttaattcataCCGCCTACAAATTCtctatttatttaatgGTTAAGTTTTGTTATGTAGGATCCTATATTATCCTCAGTAAAATaagtatttatattttttttattctgAACCGTTTCTATATTTCcattataacatatttgTTCATCCTGTCCTTTGTGATTAATCATTTTAATGGTCcatttattttcatttaaaaattgTTCAAGTTGTGTATTGTCttgaatatttaaatattcggacatgttttttaaatatatactttcAAAACTTATGGAGATGgtatttaaaatatattttctaatattacaaataaaattcttatcattctttaaataagaataatcacaattattattatcttcattaccaatattattatttatacaattccataattttttatactgacaatttttaattagttcatatatatatataacactttttatattatcatcatataaacttgaatttattaaactcatatacatattcatatctacattatttatattatataaaacgcatatcaatattttcttaattATATCTTTATCATAACAATGGGGatataaacaaaacaaTCTTAACAAAGTTAGCATGACATCATTATCGTAATATTCGTTATTTTCAAAAGCTACATTCACATAATCACTTAACACTTctaaaaagtaaaaattaaaataaataaataaataaaaatatatatatatatatataaatatatatataatacatattacGTATTACATATCTGTTTGCTTATTTATTCTTACTAAATTTAGAAGCATTGAACATCATATGAGGCAAAACCTTAATGGCCTGTACCTCTTccataatattattaatatccattattatttttttattattattattttttttttttatttatttaattaattaaaattaacatttaaaatattatatatatatatatatatatatatatattattatatatttttttttttttagtttCCTTATTTTAGAATTacaaataaagaaaattatatattatttatgaattccttcatatataatattatttttaaatatttaaaaaaaaaaaaagaaaaagaaaaagaataagaataaaactaaaatgagaaaatatatataaatatatatgaattcccagaaaaataaaatatatatgaaatgtatatttatatatatatatataatatatatttattatgtatagtaatatatttatatacgtgctatatatcatatatattatatatatattaagtaTATAAATTGAAGCTATAATAttctaatattattaaaaaaattgtgaatttaataaaaataatatattataatatatatatatatatataatcgatttcttcaaaaaaaaaattattatttgcccatataatatatatatatatataaatatatctatttataaattattttatttataaataaatatatatatataatatttatttatttattaaaataatcaaatatttttgtcaATACgttatttacatataatttcaataaaaaaaaaaaaaaaaaaaaaaaaaaaaaaaaaaaaaaaaaacataaattataaattatttaaaaaaaaattttattttttataatattatttaatttaataaataaatttttttattaaataaatttaataaatattttttattaatttaaatttttttttgattttttttttctacttaaaagaaaaaggaaataaaaatataacttacataaatatatataattattttttttattatttttttttttttttaattataaaatataacaatttttaaccctaatattatatatatataatatattaatttttttattcattgtattattataatatatatatatatatatatatatatatatatttatttatttatttatttatttatttatttaatttttcttcttacttagaaaaattaataattaaaattataacaaaatttATGGCTTAAGaattaatatgaatatttcatttatgtgatttttttttcttcttctatTGTGTacgtaaaaaaaaaaaaaaaaagggaaGAAACgaattttgaaaaataaaataattgtgtataattatgttcctataattatatacaataaaaaataaacaggaattaatttaataaagtAAAATGTATTCTCTCTATGTCAACAACCAACATGGTACTTTAGTTTATCAAAAggtattatatatatgtatatatataattatataatatgtttaaataattacatttaatatgtacacacatttattttattttattttattttatttttgttttatggttgtgtttgtatataatcaaatggttcaaatatatgtttCTATATATGcagaaaatataaaagaaaaaaatttttaccttgaaaattttatattttatgaccaaaaaaaaaaaaaattattatttatatgagtatatatataaataaataaatatatatatatatttttatttatttatttatttatttttttattttttttgcaTGAAACTCTGAGAGCGATTGTTCTCTACTAATGCTTTTGTTTATTGTTTAATCgttcaattttttttttttttttgtttgcttatttttgaaaatataatttatacccttatttttatttttttaatagaatcaaatattttataaaaactTCTTTTCAGCATTTCAgtgaagaaataaaattaaatagTAATGAAGAAATAAGACTTGCTTCTATGTTACATGGAATTTCAACCATTTCCGAAAAAATTAATGTGTATTCATTATATGAGAAAAAAACGAATATATTTCAATcattagaaaaaaaaggcATAGAAACTATTGAAGGAGATGGTTTTAAAATTCAATGTTACGATACATTAACAGGtatcaaaatatttatagtTCACAAAGATGACTTAAATATTGAGATgaatacatatttaaaaaggGTATATGAATTGTATAGTGATATCATACTGAAGAATCCTTTTTATGATATTGATATGCCTATACGTTCAGCAGTTTTTAATGAACAAATTGAAAAACTCTTTTCCAACATAAGCtgaaaaataaacaaaatatagttatatatatatatatatatatatgtgtatatgtttcatagttttatgtttatttttcaaGCCCATTTTGGAATTGAACAAATTTCATATACCACtaagaaattattatatatatttataaatatatatttttttttttttttttaagttaTACATAAATCAGCCATAGCacacatacatatatacataaatacatacatatatatatatatatatatatatatatatatacatatgtgtgatctttatttttgagaaaaataaatacataatataataatccAAATATCCATTTAGGGAACGTCAGAGAAGAGAaatcttatatatatatatatatatatgttaattaCAGAGTAGAGATAAAATGAGCATGTTTCTTAATATACTTATTTTGATTGATGCAGCAAGTGTTGCCTTTTTGTTAATAACATTTCTTATGATcaatataaatgaagaaagCTTAGAATTAAGTCAAGCACATAGAGAAAATGGGAAAAAAGCATTGGTTGTAGCCATAATATTGTATGttatttttcttgttttattatttatttacaaagcatataaaaacaaacgtaaattatataccaacttttttatgaaaaagaGAAACGCACCCAAATATGTGCAACTAGCAAGTACTTACTTATCTGCAAGTGACgaatatgaacaatatgaattaaataaaatttaacatatatatatatatatatatagtgatgtttttaattattttttgttatatataaatgtatgtatgtatatatatatatatatatatatatatatatatatatatatatatatatatatgcatatatttatatatatatatataaatttatgaACAGTTCATGCTATtatacctttttttttatgaactgttcataatattttatcatatgtATGCATACAcacaaaaaatatgttatatatatatatatatatatatataatttttttttttttttttttttttgatttattattacttaaACTAGCTACCTAccttttattttcttttatatatatataatatttttataatttattattattattttttctttttttaaatataaatatttcaccttaaaatttttatatgtgtattNNNNNNNNNNNNNNNNNNNNNNNNNNNNNNNNNNNNNNNNNNNNNNNNNNNNNNNNNNNNNNNNNNNNNNNNNNNNNNNNNNNNNNNNNNNNNNNNNNNNNNNNNNNNNNNNNNNNNNNNNNNNNNNNNNNNNNNNNNNNNNNNNNNNNNNNNNNNNNNNNNNNNNNNNNNNNNNNNNNNNNNNNNNNNNNNNNNNNNNNNNNNNNNNNNNNNNNNNNNNNNNNNNNNNNNNNNNNNNNNNNNNNNNNNNNNNNNNNNNNNNNNNNNNNNNNNNNNNNNNNNNNNNNNNNNNNNNNNNNNNNNNNNNNNNNNNNNNNNNNNNNNNNNNNNNNNNNNNNNNNNNNNNNNNNNNNNTTTTTAcacacataaaaaaaaagaaaattaatatataaatatattttatttgacTTGATAGTTtagagaaaaaaaaaaaaaaaaaaaaaaaaaaaaaaaaaaaaagttaataaataataaaataaataaattcatatataatataagaattatgtttaaatttgttaaaatattattttttaaatataatttcataaatttcccttaaattataatatatttgtatatatatatatatatatatatatatatatatgtaatataaataattctttgtttttttattagtCACGATGAACAACATATTgtcatattattaataatattaaacatatgtttataaacttgcatatatttaaatttttaatatttattattatttatttatttatttttttttttttttgtaaatttgAAAGGAATTCGTTAAACAATGAAACTACTGAAGCTAGATTATTATAATGGagaaatatatgaaaagtataaaataaataacatattatcTCTTCTTGTGgacaataataaatttcAAAACGAAAGTGTAGATTTTCATGAGATAAGcaataaaaagaataattataGTATTATGGCTATTTTAGGAAGtcaaattaaaaatttaaatgatgatatatataaagatattgatacaaatgatataatattagCATTGTctaaattaaaaaaaacagatgaagaaattttaataaatgaaagccaaaataaaaattacatTTTGGAATTAGCTGAACaaatttattatgaatattttcaaagaggtttaataaaaaatgatcataattttcatctaaataatagtaagaaaaattttatacaaATTAATATTGAACTAATGAATGAAATTAATagagaaataaaaaattatgaacatAAAATTCATAATTTACGTGCATATTCAGAAAATGCacaaacaaaaaatgaTGGATCTACCAATGATTTGTTAATGTATTATCATGAAGATGTGGATAATACTGATGATAATCTTTtgaatgataataattttaattataatatgaagcacaaaaaatataatgatcAAAACAAAATCTTTCTAAACGATCATgcacataataataataatgatttttttgatagaccaaatgaaaataattttcttatggatgaagaaaatgtaTTGAAAGCAGCACATGAAGATATTCCTATGAATAATGATTATgtaaattatattcatatgaaAAGAGACAGCCTCcacaacaacaacaataataataataattattattataataattataaaaataatattttttcgGATCATCATGatctttttcattataaCAAAGAAGGTACCAATAGTACCAACTGCAACAGTgttgaaaatattaactatgatataaatatatacaaaaataataaaaaaaatatacatattaataataatgttaataGTAATGAAAATATACCTAGGGTTAGTAACCCTAATGGTAATATTGGTAATGATGGAAGGAGTAGTTATAGAAATTTATCTCAGTTGAATGAAGAAGATAAgcatttaatatataatgatacaATTAAGATggattatttattaaatagaaaaataGAGTATGAAAAGCTGGATGAAGATCAAAGTGaaagtaataataagaGTACGATGGTGATGAATACCCATAGaatgatgaaaaattttgataatatgaataaaataaattcaaATGTTGTTGATACATATGAAGAAAACAtgaattataaatatgacAAGAATAAATCATATGTGCTTAATGATGAAGAAACGTATGAACATATgagtaataaaaatatgaacaatgTTATGAAAAATGCTGGTATAAATACTGGTGTAAATACTGGTGTAAATAATGGTGTAAATACTGGTGTAAATAATGGTGTAAATAATGGTGTAAATATTGGTGTAAATACTGGTGTAAATTCTGGTGTAGAAGAGAATTGTAAATACCATATGGACATGGATAATGTACATAATGTACATAATGCAGTTAATTCAGTAAATCTCCAAgacaatatatataagaataataattctaGTAATACCTTAAACAACGTTCtagaaaatatagataaagCTGAACAACAAATAGTCAAGAAccatttaaaaaattctttGGCACATAATGAATATGTCGCGAAAAGAATGAGttccttattattaaatCCCCAAAACGTGATTGACAAAGAACCctttaataataatataagaaaggcgtatgaaaaaaatggaatAATGAATAGAGATGAAcagaaatattttaatgaCGAAATTTCATTAAACAAATATAGTTCTACTTATGGACAGAACAAAAACTTTACTACAGATACCAATAATAGTAGTAGTTTTATATTAAGTACAATTCACAAGCCAAATATGGTAGATGAATCTTCATATAGtataatgaataattatgaaaataaaaagtttCGTATTCAATCAAGAAATATTAATGCAAGagaaaattatttacataacCAAAATTCAAACCATCATTCGACAGAACGAAGCCAcaacataaataataatatgattaatcataataatcatattaGTAATACGACACCATTAAACTTTGATAATATGAGTAACTACTCTAGAAATGCAGCAAAATCAGTTGAATCgaatatgaatatatatacaaataaatattcgAGGGCACTAGACATAAACGATTTAAATAGTAACAATACCAGTAGGAATTATGTAAATAGTTCAAATAGTTTAAAGAGTGATCTCACTATGATGAGAGATAATTATGCAAAGATGTTAGAAAGATCCAAATCTTTAACATCTCATTTGTATAGGGCCCCAATTATgcataataaatatttgaaaGCAAATATGtaaggatatatatatatatatatatatatatatatatatatatttatttatttatatatatatatatttatatttatttatttatttatgttatgTGGAgcattaatttttttgctaatttttttttttttttttttNNNNNNNNNNNNNNNNNNNNNNNNNNNNNNNNNNNNNNNNNNNNNNNNNNNNNNNNNNNNNNNNNNNNNNNNNNNNNNNNNNNNNNNNNNNNNNNNNNNNNNNNNNNNNNNNNNNNNNNNNNNNNNNNNNNNNNNNNNNNNNNNNNNNNNNNNNNNNNNNNNNNNNNNNNNNNNNNNNNNNNNNNNNNNNNNNNNNNNNNNNNNNNNNNNNNNNNNNNNNNNNNNNNNNNNNNNNNNNNNNNNNNNNNNNNNNNNNNNNNNNNNNNNNNNNNNNNNNNNNNNNNNNNNNNNNNNNNNNNNNNNNNNNNNNNNNNNNNNNNNNNNNNNNNNNNNNNNNNNNNNNNNNNNNNNNNNNNNNNNNNNNNNNNNNNNNNNNNNNNNNNNNNNNNNNNNNNTccattaattttttttttttttttttttttttttttttggtaaattaaatgattaaaaatataatatggattataatatattccaGAAATTTTATACATGCTATaggatatatatttatgtaatttctaaataatgtatttataacatCATTCCATAAATATGGgcataatataaaattattactGTTTATAATATGGTTGTCTGTTTTGTAAACATTTTCAACTTTTCTActatgttattattttattttttgatgtgatatatataccaCAATAAATTTATGTCTATTACAGaaagtatatttttttttttttgtcacATTTGAAATATgtaattcttttatatttctattgAATTAACtaatataaaattgttTATAGATAACTAGCCaaattattacaaaaacaaaaaaaaaaaaaaaaaaacaaaaaaaaaaacagcTTTAATTgtttgaaaaaattatgaacgttcataatatttttctcaCTTTGATAATATGTTCAGAATATTTCATGtaacattttaatatattaaataaggtatatatatataaataaatatatatatatataataataataatattatagttaaaaatatatacatatatatatatatatatattttcataaataatattacaatgagatatatgttatatatacatatataacatatttgaatatatatttcataaaaaCAAGTATGATGATGAACCCTACATTAGGAAAACCAGAAGAGGATTTGGCTGTCTATGATTATACAGACATTTCAATGAATGTGTGtcttataaaatatgaatatatatttgatcCTTGGACAAATGATTCAAggtatttatattctaaTGAAAATATGCAAAATGAAATAGAAGCCTTAAATGAATTAATGAAATCTAAAGTATCCCTgtaattaaaatatatacatatatatatatatatatatatatatatgtctGTGTGCATGCTTATAacatatttgtatataGAATTTTAAACCGCaataatcatatttatatcttccCAATACTCCATTGAGAAAAGTacatataaacaaatattggtttctttattttttgaatttttctttattatttattcattttgttattaatatttttttttctatttttttttttttttttagagTCTGCGTATTTTTTAACTCGGCcttttcttatttatttatgacTATTGGTTTTGTAGgaatgtttattttttataaaatgaaaaatgaCCTTTCTATGGCATTTATATTTGCATGTATCTTTTTAGTTGCATTCTCccattatattatgtgtaTTATCTGTAGTTATATAATAACCAAGGGTGTTATAAAATCAGTAGAAACAAGAATAAAgtcattaaatataaaatataaaaaagaaaaaatatattttaaattaataaacCTTAGTAGCTTCGgtttaaaatatttgaaaCTCTTTACTTTATCAAAAGGACAAGCATATTTTACTTTAAGggttatatataagtattgcaaaattatatgaacacttttttatttttaaataatcttgtgtatgataaaaaataatttactTTAATGtcatttataattatatatatatatatatatatatatatacatattcatattttttgcctctgtttttatattttattatatatatatatatatatatttttttttttttttttttttttttaaaaatataataaaaatgtttttataaaaaaaaaaaaaaaaataaaaaaaaaaaaaaaaaaaaaaaaaaaaaaaaaaaaaaaNNNNNNNNNNNNNNNNNNNNNNNNNNNNNNNNNNNNNNNNNNNNNNNNNNNNNNNNNNNNNNNNNNNNNNNNNNNNNNNNNNNNNNNNNNNNNNNNNNNNNNNNNNNNNNNNNNNNNNNNNNNNNNNNNNNNNNNNNNNNNNNNNNNNNNNNNNNNNNNNNNNNNNNNNNNNNNNNNNNNNNNNNNNNNNNNNNNNNNNNNNNNNNNNNNNNNNNNNNNNNNNNNNNNNNNNNNNNNNNNNNNNNNNNNNNNNNNNNNNNNNNNNNNNNNNNNNNNNNNNNNNNNNNNNNNNNNNNNNNNNNNNNNNNNNNNNNNNNNNNNNNNNNNNNNNNNNNNNNNNNNNNNNNNNNNNNNNNNNNNNNNNNNNNNNNNNNNNNNNNNNNNNNNNNNNNNNNNNNNNtttttttttttttttttttttttaaaattttaaaaaaaatttttttataacaaaacaaaatgatataaaattgaaaagttaatttacaaaaattaaatcaagtttaatgtaaaaaaaaaaaaaaaaaaaaaaaaaaaaaattttaaataaaatagacAAATAAATtctaaaaatatttttatgtatgttt encodes:
- a CDS encoding SAC3/GNAP family-related protein, putative (transcript variant 1; alternatively spliced) codes for the protein MDINNIMEEVQAIKVLPHMMFNASKFKVLSDYVNVAFENNEYYDNDVMLTLLRLFCLYPHCYDKDIIKKILICVLYNINNVDMNMYMSLINSSLYDDNIKSVIYIYELIKNCQYKKLWNCINNNIGNEDNNNCDYSYLKNDKNFICNIRKYILNTISISFESIYLKNMSEYLNIQDNTQLEQFLNENKWTIKMINHKGQDEQICYNGNIETVQNKKNINTYFTEDNIGSYITKLNH
- a CDS encoding SAC3/GNAP family-related protein, putative (transcript variant 2; alternatively spliced) encodes the protein MDINNIMEEVQAIKVLPHMMFNASKFMLSDYVNVAFENNEYYDNDVMLTLLRLFCLYPHCYDKDIIKKILICVLYNINNVDMNMYMSLINSSLYDDNIKSVIYIYELIKNCQYKKLWNCINNNIGNEDNNNCDYSYLKNDKNFICNIRKYILNTISISFESIYLKNMSEYLNIQDNTQLEQFLNENKWTIKMINHKGQDEQICYNGNIETVQNKKNINTYFTEDNIGSYITKLNH
- a CDS encoding trafficking protein particle complex subunit 4, putative produces the protein MYSLYVNNQHGTLVYQKHFSEEIKLNSNEEIRLASMLHGISTISEKINVYSLYEKKTNIFQSLEKKGIETIEGDGFKIQCYDTLTGIKIFIVHKDDLNIEMNTYLKRVYELYSDIILKNPFYDIDMPIRSAVFNEQIEKLFSNIS
- a CDS encoding hypothetical protein (conserved Plasmodium protein, unknown function) yields the protein MSMFLNILILIDAASVAFLLITFLMININEESLELSQAHRENGKKALVVAIILYVIFLVLLFIYKAYKNKRKLYTNFFMKKRNAPKYVQLASTYLSASDEYEQYELNKI
- a CDS encoding hypothetical protein (conserved Plasmodium protein, unknown function) yields the protein MKLLKLDYYNGEIYEKYKINNILSLLVDNNKFQNESVDFHEISNKKNNYSIMAILGSQIKNLNDDIYKDIDTNDIILALSKLKKTDEEILINESQNKNYILELAEQIYYEYFQRGLIKNDHNFHLNNSKKNFIQINIELMNEINREIKNYEHKIHNLRAYSENAQTKNDGSTNDLLMYYHEDVDNTDDNLLNDNNFNYNMKHKKYNDQNKIFLNDHAHNNNNDFFDRPNENNFLMDEENVLKAAHEDIPMNNDYVNYIHMKRDSLHNNNNNNNNYYYNNYKNNIFSDHHDLFHYNKEGTNSTNCNSVENINYDINIYKNNKKNIHINNNVNSNENIPRVSNPNGNIGNDGRSSYRNLSQLNEEDKHLIYNDTIKMDYLLNRKIEYEKLDEDQSESNNKSTMVMNTHRMMKNFDNMNKINSNVVDTYEENMNYKYDKNKSYVLNDEETYEHMSNKNMNNVMKNAGINTGVNTGVNNGVNTGVNNGVNNGVNIGVNTGVNSGVEENCKYHMDMDNVHNVHNAVNSVNLQDNIYKNNNSSNTLNNVLENIDKAEQQIVKNHLKNSLAHNEYVAKRMSSLLLNPQNVIDKEPFNNNIRKAYEKNGIMNRDEQKYFNDEISLNKYSSTYGQNKNFTTDTNNSSSFILSTIHKPNMVDESSYSIMNNYENKKFRIQSRNINARENYLHNQNSNHHSTERSHNINNNMINHNNHISNTTPLNFDNMSNYSRNAAKSVESNMNIYTNKYSRALDINDLNSNNTSRNYVNSSNSLKSDLTMMRDNYAKMLERSKSLTSHLYRAPIMHNKYLKANM
- a CDS encoding hypothetical protein (conserved Plasmodium protein, unknown function), with amino-acid sequence MMMNPTLGKPEEDLAVYDYTDISMNVCLIKYEYIFDPWTNDSRYLYSNENMQNEIEALNELMKSKVSLVCVFFNSAFSYLFMTIGFVGMFIFYKMKNDLSMAFIFACIFLVAFSHYIMCIICSYIITKGVIKSVETRIKSLNIKYKKEKIYFKLINLSSFGLKYLKLFTLSKGQAYFTLRVIYKYCKII